The region GCGGATCGGGAAATTTCGGCGGCGCCGGCAACTTTGACAGCGGCCTCAGTGTGGGCGGCAATTTTATCGTCGGCGGTAATACGACTCTCACCGGCAACCTTACGGTCAACGGAACGCTGACAGGCAACCTGCCATCCGGCGATGCGGACTACATTCAAAACCGTACGACACAACAGACGGGAACAAATTTCAATATCGGCGGAAACGGCACCGTCAGCGGAACGCTCACTGCCGGAACCGTTCAGGCGTCGAACGTCAACGGCAATATCATCACCGGGACGATTGTCAATTCGGGCGTTTATCGCATTGGTGACCAGAATGTGTTGACCAATTTCGGCACACAGAACATCGCTGTTGGCATCAACTCAGGTGCAGCCGGTGCCGATAACTCCTTTTTTGGCTTTAACGCCGGAAATGGTATTCAGGCGGGTGGCACCGACAACTCGTTCTTTGGTTCTGACGCGGGCGGAATAAATACGACCGGTTCCGAGAACTCGTTCTTTGGAAGCGATACAGGCGATTCAAATACTACGGGATTTAACAATTCGTTTTTTGGCCGTAATGCGGGTGCGGGCAATTCCACCGGAAACAGCAATGCATTTTTTGGCCATAGCGCAGGCCTGGGAAACACAACCGCGAGTAACAATTCATTCTTTGGAACAAACGCGGGATTTGGCACGACGACCGGCGGCAACAATTCATTTTTCGGGCGTTCAGCCGGCAGCAGCAACACTACCGGATTTAGCAACTCCTTTTTTGGGTATCAGGCAGGTTTCAATACTGCGGGCGGCGGCAATAACGCATTTTTTGGTGCCACGGCCGGCGATGCGAACACTTCAGGCCAGCAGAATACGTTCATCGGCAGTAACGCAGGCGGAGCTACGACGACCGGCGACACGAACACATTTATCGGACGCTCGGCAGGATCAGCGAACACTACCGGAAGCAATAACACGATAATCGGCGCAAATGCGAATGTCCCTAATGGAGACCTGAGTTACGTAACCGTCATTGGTGCGGGCGTCACCGCATCGGCACAAAGCAACTCAATATACATTGGGCGGGATACTGATTCGGTATATGTTCGAGGTGGTGTTAGTATCGATGGCGGCCTTTTGGTAGGCTATGGAACCGGATTGGGCAATCTATTCGTTAACGACTACGCTGCCTTTAATAATGATGTACGCATCGAAGGAGATCTGGTTGTGGCCGGCACGATCACCGAGGAAAGGCCGGACGGTACGCGACGGGTTTTGCGCGACAGAGGATCTGAACGTGGTATCGCTGACGCTGCCGACAGCATTAATGTGTATAGCGGCAAAATCGTCACTGACGCCGATGGTCTTGCGGTCGTAACATTGCCGAACGAGGCAAGTGTTATTGGTAGAGATTTCAGATACCAGCTCACGGTTATGGGCGTATTTGCTCAGGCTATAATTGCTGAGGAGATCGAAGCAAACAAGTTTAAGATACGCACAGATAAACCGAATGTAAAAGTTTCCTGGCAAGTGACCGGGGTAAAAAAGAAAAACTAACTGATTTCAGGGGTTGCTCAAAACTACAGAAAGGACATGACAACAAAAATATTAGCGATATTACTCACTTTTTTTTCGGCGGTGACGGTTTTTGGGCAGGCGAAAGAAGCTTACCCTGCTGATGTTGGGTCGCTTGATTCGATAATGAAGGCTGTGTATGCGTCGATTTCTGGCGATGCGGGGCAGCAGCGTGACTGGGACAGGTTGCGGTCGCTGTTTTACAAAGGAGCTCGATTGATACCGACGGGAAAAAATCCGAAGACAGGCGTCGCCGGTGCAAATGTTTTTACGGTGGAAGAATACATCGCGCAGGCCGAGCCATATTTTATGAAGGAAGGGTTTTACGAAACGGAAAAGGCTCGCCGCGTCGAAATGTATGGCCATATTGCGCACGTTTTCTCAACCTACGAATCGCGTCACGCGCCAAGCGAAAAAACTCCATTCATGCGCGGCATAAACAGCTTTCAACTGCTCAACGACGGCAAGCGCTGGTGGGTCATGACGATCTACTGGAAACACGAAACGCCCGAAACGCCAATACCGAAGAAGTATTTAAAATCAGTCAAATAGAATCTGATCGACGGTTCTTGGCGAACACATTTTCTTATGGCCGAATACACATTTAAAGCTGATCTCACGTTAGATCTGCCCATCGACGAAGTGTTTGCGTTCTTCGCCGACGCTGAAAATCTTGAACGCATCACGCCCGCCGAGCTTGGGTTTCACATCTTGACGCCGACCCCTTTTGAAATAAGACAAGGCACTCTGATCGATTACAAACTGACGCTGCACGGATTTCCGATGAAGTGGCGGACCGAGATCACGCGGTGGGAACCGCCGCACCTTTTTGAAGACACGCAGCTTTCCGGCCCTTACAAACAGTGGATACACCAACACCGCTTCACCGAGATCGAAATTAGAAAAACGCTGATGCAAGACGAAGTGCGTTACCGTCTGCCATTTGAGCCGCTAGGCGACATCGCAAATTTTCTCATCTCGCGCCAAGTCGCGAATATTTTCGAACATCGAAACAAGGCTGTCGCGGAGTTTCTTTTGCCTCATAAATAACTGATTGACCGCGCCGAGAATCTAAGGCATCATTTAACCAACAATTTTTCTAATAACAAGGAGATTTGACCCGAATATGAAAAATCTATGCTTGGTGTTTTTTTTTGGTGTTTTTTTGTGTGCGAACTCTTCGGCGCAGACGACGTCGTTTACTTATCAGGGCAGTATGCAAACTAGCGGAAGTCCTGCTAATGGCAATTTTGATTTTGAATTTAAGCTGTTTGATATTGCGACCGCAGGCGTGCAGCAAGGCAGTACTATCCAAAGGCTGAACGTCGCGGTAGCGAATGGCATTTTTACAGTCACGCTTGATTTTGGTGCGGGGACTTTGCCCGGAGCGAATCGATTTTTAGATATCGCGGTTCGCACGGCAGGCGGCGGAGCGTTCACTGCATTAACGCCGAGACAACAGGTAAACTCTGCTCCATACTCAGTGCGAAGTTTGAATGCAACGACCGCTGATAGTGTAGCGGCAGCCGGAATTCCCTCTGGAAGCACAAACTACATACAAAACTCGCCCGCATTGCAACCAGCGAGCGCTTTCAATATAAGCGGAGTCGGCTCGGCTAATGTTTTCAGGGCCGAATCTCACTTTCAGTTAGGATCCAGCCCGGTATTATCAGTAAACAGCGCAATTAATGGCACGTATTTAGGTGTCGGAGCAGGCACAGCGATCCCAAGCGGCGCAGACAATTCTTTCTTTGGCCGTTCAGCCGGTAACTCTAACAGCAGCGGAGCCAGAAACTCGTTTTTCGGTTCCTTCGCCGGAGCCGTAAACACAACTGGTTCAAACAACTCGTTCTTTGGGTCAAACTCTGGTATCGCTAATACGTCAGGTAGCGGCAATTCTTTTTTTGGTAGGAATTCTGGATTCGCAAACTCGACTGGCAGTAGCAACACTTTTTTTGGTGACCTTTCCGGCAGTTCAAATACGACAGCCGGCTCCAACTCATTCTTTGGGAAGAGTGCCGGGGC is a window of Chloracidobacterium sp. DNA encoding:
- a CDS encoding SRPBCC family protein, with product MAEYTFKADLTLDLPIDEVFAFFADAENLERITPAELGFHILTPTPFEIRQGTLIDYKLTLHGFPMKWRTEITRWEPPHLFEDTQLSGPYKQWIHQHRFTEIEIRKTLMQDEVRYRLPFEPLGDIANFLISRQVANIFEHRNKAVAEFLLPHK